A genomic segment from Lutzomyia longipalpis isolate SR_M1_2022 chromosome 3, ASM2433408v1 encodes:
- the LOC129792310 gene encoding uncharacterized protein LOC129792310 — MAPLPQRMHATASRRPQAAPRGPLALSRRPPLPPAISSRSQSLDGLLDMAGCDDAGNGQKTNSERAASEVTDSPQRRQRGAETDRGNRISRSLEDLLDEKPEANKGEEEDGNCSRSLESLLQDTPESPASEQAQRTASPGEKFCESETIVVDNALRSNDDTAYNSEEEKSSTSSRQGSISSDQQGSKRTFINRLGRRMKSLIKK; from the exons ATGGCCCCCCTGCCTCAACGAATGCACGCCACCGCCTCC CGACGTCCCCAGGCGGCTCCTCGTGGCCCCCTTGCTCTGAGTCGTCGGCCACCCCTACCGCCTGCCATTAGTTCCCGTAGTCAGAGCTTAGATGGTCTCTTGGATATGGCAGGATGCGATGATGCTGGGAATGGGCAAAAGACAAATAGCGAGAGAGCTGCATCGGAGGTAACTGATTCCCCGCAACGAAGGCAACGTGGCGCCGAGACGGATCGTGGAAATCGGATATCCCGAAGTCTCGAGGATTTGCTGGACGAGAAGCCGGAAGCTAATAAGGGTGAGGAAGAAGATGGGAACTGCAGTAGGAGCCTAGAGAGTTTACTGCAGGATACCCCAGAGAGTCCAGCGAGTGAGCAAGCACAGCGAACTGCATCACCAGGAGAGAAGTTTTGTGAAAGTGAAACAATTGTGGTGGATAATGCACTAAGAAGCAACGATGACACAGCTTACAATTCAGAGGAGGAGAAATCATCCACATCCAGTCGTCAGGGGTCCATTTCTTCCGATCAACAGGGCTCAAAGCGGACATTCATAAATCGCCTTGGACGACGCATGAAGAGTCTAATTAAGAAGTAA
- the LOC129792309 gene encoding general odorant-binding protein 67-like, whose protein sequence is MELKWFHLSFVAVIFAGVALGVEIDCKKPPEDIDPDFCCSTPIFFDDQLVVQCERSLGWNDSLHYSEFPDDLCISECLMNKTQIIVNGHIDKNILHEKLLEKIRNGWWRSMLPEFIDTCMQAVGKDEEMAGYNPKSACKADALFMIDCIYLKLFGNCPEEIWKDTKKCQNLRDYIIKCTNQD, encoded by the exons ATGGAGTTGAAGTGGTTTCATTTGAGCTTTGTTGCAGTTATTTTTGCGGGGGTGGCCCTGGGAGTGGAAATTGATTGCAAGAAGCCACCGGAAGATATT GATCCTGATTTTTGCTGCAGTACCccaattttctttgatgatCAATTGGTGGTGCAATGCGAAAGATCTCTCGGATGGAATGATTCACTGCACTACAGTGAATTTCCCGATGATCTCTGTATCTCCGAGTGTTTGATgaataaaacacaaattatTGTGAATGGTCACATTGACAAGAATATCcttcatgaaaaattgcttGAGAAAATCAGAAATGGTTGGTGGAGGAGTATGCTCCCCGAATTCATTGATACGTGCATGCAGGCTGTTGGGAAGGATGAAGAAATGGCTGGTTACAATCCAAAGAGTGCCTGCAAGGCTGATGCACTCTTCATGATTGACtgtatttatttgaaattattcggGAATTGTCCTGAGGAAATATGGAAGGATA CTAAAAAGTGCCAGAATCTGAGGGACTACATCATCAAGTGCACAAACCAAGATTAA
- the LOC129792308 gene encoding odorant receptor 4-like, translated as MEFLLICIALVAAVPFGEAVDCKDRPKGLEYMEPEGCWWGPEVYDYDAQFECENYMLMKRSTGAYTPEGRLCVMNCVLTDGEILKDMKLDRQKFLQQVKKRTHIDFKPWETPVQNAINKCFDFADKKLATLNGSDFDEVEKCNPVPKSLYNCISIELLVNGPRTNGPPDMFCSQLIDFYKTSLAQFLFIATRPFEANIWEYLVQEVTVGYCAVGLTKMLMLAKRRNALSTLLRYFRSIWPERVNTESRKDTVESYMQYNTLFAFWFSMLSVIMGLFWNLVPLAEMTFKLISWDIHVRQLPFNIWVPFDKFGPIYPYLYAYILYSAHIVVVYHIAFDSLFCISVSHLCMHYRLLQEDFKEAIKMKECGECDIERSEISLKMCINKHQSLAHIRDDIDRIFTDVIFMNFFISSINICCVGFLVATNPFYHAAKFFMLFLCYLIELFLFCWFGQELIDNSLLIANNAFECPWYCASNKFKNMLIYVIHRSQNPVLLNALKFWEISLKSFTKILSASWSYFALLNTALGELPYMRHEGGI; from the exons ATggaattccttttaatttgtATTGCTTTAGTGGCTGCG GTACCTTTTGGCGAGGCAGTCGATTGTAAGGATAGACCTAAAGGCTTGGAATATATGGAGCCTGAAGGTTGTTGGTGGGGTCCTGAAGTGTACGACTACGATGCCCAATTTGAATGCGAAAATTACATGTTAATGAAAAGGAGTACCGGCGCCTATACGCCAGAGGGGCGATTGTGCGTAATGAACTGTGTCCTAACAGATGGTGAGATATTGAAGGACATGAAACTCGATCGTCAGAAGTTCCTGCAGCAAGTCAAGAAAAGAACCCATATTGACTTCAAACCCTGGGAGACACCTGTGCAAAATGCCATCAATAAATGTTTCGATTTTGCCGATAAGAAGCTTGCAACTCTCAATGGAAGCGACTTTGATGAGGTAGAAAAATGCAATCCTGTCCCAAAAAGTCTCTATAATTGCATCAGTATTGAACTCTTAGTGAATGGACCAAGAACAAATGGTCCACCAGATATGTTTTGCTCGCAACTTATAGATTTTTACAAGACAT CCCTCGCGCAATTCCTCTTCATTGCAACACGTCCTTTTGAAGCTAACATTTGGGAGTATCTCGTTCAGGAAGTCACTGTTGGCTACTGTGCTGTTGGACTCACAAAGATGCTGATGTTGGCCAAGAGGCGGAATGCCTTGTCCACCCTTCTGCGGTATTTCCGTTCAATTTGGCCAGAACGCGTAAACACCGAATCAAGGAAGGATACAGTGGAGTCCTATATGCAGTACAACACCCTCTTTGCCTTCTGGTTCTCCATGCTTTCTGTGATAATGGGATTATTCTGGAACTTGGTTCCACTCGCTGAAATGACATTCAAGCTGATAAGTTGGGATATTCATGTGCGCCAGTTGCCCTTTAATATTTGGGTACCTTTTGACAAATTTGGCCCAATCTATCCCTATCTCTACGCCTACATCCTCTATTCAGCTCATATTGTGGTTGTCTATCACATTGCATTTGATTCTCTCTTCTGTATCAGTGTCTCACACCTCTGTATGCACTACCGACTCCTACAGGAAGATTTCAAGGAAGCCATCAAGATGAAGGAATGTGGGGAATGTGATATCGAAAGGAGTGAAATATCCCTCAAAATGTGCATCAATAAACATCAATCACTCGCCCATATTCGCGATGATATTGATCGCATTTTTACAGATGTTATTTTCATGAACTTCTTCATTAGTTCTATCAATATATGCTGTGTAGGATTCCTTGTGGCCACAAATCCATTTTATCACGCCGCTAAATTCTTTATGCTCTTTCTCTGTTACCTCATTGAATTATTCCTCTTCTGCTGGTTTGGTCAAGAGCTCATAGACAAT AGCTTATTGATTGCAAATAATGCATTTGAATGCCCATGGTACTGCGCTtcgaataaattcaaaaatatgctAATCTACGTGATTCATCGTAGTCAAAATCCCGTCTTGCTAAATGCCCTAAAATTCTGGGAAATTAGCCTTAAAAGTTTCACCAAA ATTCTAAGTGCATCATGGTCCTACTTTGCACTCCTCAACACTGCCCTAGGAGAATTACCTTACATGAGGCATGAAGGTGGAATTTAG